GCCGACTCAAAGCCGCCCATAGAGCAATCAGCAACCTCATCGCGGTATATGAGGCACGAAACGTCATATATGTCAAGCGTGGCGCACTCGGCTTTATCGTAGCCAAGAAAGATGGTGGCGAACTCGGCACCCAGGCAATGAAGCCAAAGGAGAAGGAAGAACTATTAGAGGAGTTGAACGGCAAATACGGGTTCGGGGATAACAAGATGCCTATCGGAGTAACAGATGTCCCCATCGAGTTTATCCGGCTCAACCAATCAATATCCGAGTTACAGCCATTTGAGGAAACATTGCTTGATGCGATCACGATTGCAGGGCTGTATGGTATTCCCGATGTGCTTGTGCCGCGTAAAGACCACTCGACATTCAGCAATCAGGCAGTAGCCGAGAAGAGTGCCTATTGTGGCACTATCATTCCGATGGCTAAACAGTTCTGCGAAGATTTGACCCTGTTCTTAGGTCTTGACAAAGAGGGCTACTACATCGACTGCAATTTCAATGATGTTGACTGCCTGCAAGTCGGATTGAAAGAATCTGAAGAGGTCAAGAAACTCGTGAACGAGCGTTGCCGGAGTCAGTTCAACGATGGTCTGATAACCTACAATGACTGGCGCGCCCAGATTCATGAAACCGCATTGGAGGGAGACATTTACAACAAGGTCAAATTTGACATGACTCCCGAAGAACTTGCCAAGATAGATACAATTATAAAATCAAATAATTCAAAACCCTCAACAGGAGAAGAAAGCAATGAACGAAACATTGAAAAGAATCCCGTATCAGACCAAAACGGCTGACGTGGATGAAAAAGGTATCGTCACCGTTGCGGTGAACGGTATAGGCATTGAGGATGCACAGCACGACATCTCAATGCCCGGCTCGTTTGTGGAAACCATAACCCACGATATGGACCGTATGCGTTGGTTCCTCAACCATGACAGCACACAACTCTTAGGAGTGCCGCTGTATGGTGAGGAGAAGTCAGACAACCTCATCGTAACCGGGCAACTCAACCTTTCCAAGCAGATCGGCCGAGATATTCTCGCCGACTACAAACTGTTTGCCGAGGCTGGCAGAACGCTTGAACACTCCATCGGTGTAAAAGCAATCCGGCGAGACAAGGAGGACCGGCGCAAGGTTCTTCAATGGAAGATGTATGAGTATTCAACCCTTACATGGATGGGAGCCAATCCCAACACCTACCTTGTAGGGCTGAAGAGTGCGACACCCTCGCAGGTTCGTGATGCTGTGGACCTTTTGAAGATGGCATTAAAGCAAAAAGGATATAGCGACGAACGACTTATGAACATCGAACAAGAACTTGATGCCTGTTTCAAGGCACTTGAGGGCAACAACATGGTTGTTTGTCCCCATTGTGGCTATCAGTTCGACTATGACAAGGCCGAACAGACCACATTCCAGCAGATAGTGTTGGGATATGCCAACCAATACACTCGATGGATAGCCGAGGATATAGTATCTGAGCAGATACACGCCCTGGAGCCATCCATTCGTGCAGAGGTGCTTTCCATCATCGACGCGGTTAAATCCACCAAGCAGGAGATTACCGAGAAGAGCGTTGCCGATTTCGCCTCATACGCACGTTGCCCCCACTGCTGGGGCAAAGTATATGCAGCCAACAATCTGCTTATGAATCCCGCGCCCGAAATCAAAGAAGAGCCCGCGCCCGCCGCTGATACATCGCAGAAAGGCACTACACCCGAAACTGTCGAGAAATCAAGCGATGATTTCTTTGAGAACCTCAACAAGTATATCTAACATTTTCAATACTTCATATATATGAGCAAGAAAGTAACAGTAGAAGACCTCGGCCTTAAATTTGACGGCATGCCCGAGGCTCAGGCTGCATTTCTCCGCAAGTGCGCCGAAATGGTCGTCAATGTAGTTAACAAGAGCAACGAGGGTCAGTTGACCGATGAGCAGTTCATGGAAAAGATGAACACCGCTCTCAAACCGTTTGCCGGAATCGACAACGAATCCATCCAGTCACTCATCAAGGAGAACTCCGAACTCCAGACGCTCACCAAGAGCCTCGGCGAGAAGATCGCGAAACTGGAAGAGAAAGGAATCAGTACCGATTTCGTTTCCAAGTTCGACGAGTCGTTCAATGAGATGTATGACTCCGAATCGTTCCAGAAGTTCGCTTTCCAGCACGGCGCATCGGCAAAGGGCTTTGTCCTCAAAGACATTTCCCTCACGCAGAACTACACCGGCGACAGCCACGTTATGCTCACCGGTCAGAGCAACGATGTAGTTACTCAGGCCCGCGACAAGCAGGCTCATATCCGCGATTATGCAGTTGTTCTCACCGGCGATCCCGAACAGACCTCAATCGCCTATCAGGAAATCTACGAAGTAGACCGCAATGCCCGCTATGTGTCGGAGAACGGTATGCTCCCCGAATCTATGGTCAAGATTCGTGAGAAGAGTGCCGAGGTGAAGCGCGCCGGTACTCACTTCCGTATCTCCAAGCGTATGCTCAAGAGCCGCGTCTACATCCGCTCGTTCATTCTCAACATGGCTGTCGAGGCTGTCCGCAACAACGAGGACTTCGGTCTGCTCTTCGGCGACGGCTCCGGCGACAACCTCAAAGGTATCACAACCTACGAGGGTGTAACACCTGTCGAGAATATCCTCAACGACAACATCGTCAGCATCCCGGCCGGCGGTATCGAATCCATCGAAGCAGTAGGCAACGGCGTTCTTATCCATCTGGAGAAGCCCTATGACCTCCTCCGCGACGGATTCAAGATTGTCGTTTCAGGTGCCGTAACAAGCACCGACCTCAACGGCACTTTCGACGTGATCCGCCAGAACGACACAACGCTCCTGCTTCGTGGTGCCAAACTCAAGGATGGTGCCACCGATGAGCAGAACAAGGCAGACGCCGCCGCGATGAAGGCAGATGTGCGCAACGGACTCTACAAGAGCATCGAGACCCCCAACAGCATGGATGCTCTTCAGGCAGCCGTCGCCGTCATGACCTATGCCCAGTTCCGCCCGACCATCCTCGCGCTGAACCCCCTTACCATCACCGCCATCTGTTGCGAGAAGGCTACCGACGGCAACCGCCTCGATGTGGTCCGCGATGCCAACGGCAACCTCCGCGTCGGCAACCTGACCGTTGTCCCCAACACCGACATCCCGATGGGGCACTACTTCCTCGGCGACTTCCGCAACGGAGCCAAGATTGTTGACTACACCACCATGACCCTTGAATGGGCCGACGACGTGAACTGCAAGCTCAAGAATCAGGTGGTTCTCATCTGCCAGGAAGAGCTCATCCTGCTCGTCGAATGTCCCTGGGCGTTCTCTTTCGGCCAAATCGCCGACCTCATCACCGCACTTGCCAAAGACTAAGCCTATGCCAGCGTATATCTTGAAAGGCGAATCTAAGGAAGTTGACAAGATACTCCGCGAAAACCGTATCCGTATCAGCCGAGGCGTGATTTCCATCACCCCGGCTGAGCCGGAAACGGCTCTCGATGAGTATAGCGTCAAAACTCTCATAGAAAGCCACAGCGCACTTGGCGAAGAGCGTGTTCAGTTAATCGCCGAAAAGAATAGGCTTGCCGAACTCGCCGGCCTTGTTGTGTCGATAGCCGTAGAGGGTGGTCAGACCATCCCCGAAGAGATTGCCGGGCGTCTTGCCGAATTCGGCATTATCGTTCCCAAAATCAGCGAAACAGCCGAAAATACGGCTGAAATCGGTGAAAATCTCACGGAAAGCGTTCCCAACACCCCGGAAAACGCTAACATAGATTCAGAACCCGCCGCGATGGATAACAAGCACATTGAGGTTGAAGATATGCAGGAGGTGAACCTCGACGCAGATGATAAAACCCCTGTAAGCGATGACACCAAAGATGTATCGGAGGATGATGCTAAGGAAGCAGCGCCCGCCAAAAAGACATCCAAGCGATCTAAAAAATCAGAGTAAAGATGCTTATAGACTGTTCTTATTTCACCAAAGGAGCGAGGCATATCTTAAACGCTAATGCCACGCTTGGCACTCTGCCACATTCTAATGCGGCAGAGGTCAACGACACGATAGAAGCCTTTATAGCCGAGCACCAGGAGGATTATCTTGTTGCCATGCTCGGCAAGACAATCGGCAATAAGGTCAACGCATATCTCGTGTGTCTCGATGAGGATGAGAAGCCCACACACAACGACAAGTTAGATGCAGTGTGTGATTGTCTGCGCGATTCATTTGCAGACTATGTTTTCTTCCATATCCTCCGCGACACGAATACGCAAGGCACAGTA
The nucleotide sequence above comes from Duncaniella freteri. Encoded proteins:
- a CDS encoding phage portal protein; this translates as MQLVKKIKGWFATEKSASEAPVEKTKPELNNYDDEAWRVHLMSEIASPYVADRNFLTLFHTVPEVFFPIDFIARRIAGAHFEIRSYKDDSIIYCNGRSQKADRLNAILQAPNSIQRWRELVYMHHVFKLVTGNAFMRAAMADTFKDMPKWKYCDNFWSIPSNWVKVVPAGTKIPLFGIAKLEELVGGYELARSNDTLIRIPTFQVWHDRDGMPQYLNCTGADFLKSESRLKAAHRAISNLIAVYEARNVIYVKRGALGFIVAKKDGGELGTQAMKPKEKEELLEELNGKYGFGDNKMPIGVTDVPIEFIRLNQSISELQPFEETLLDAITIAGLYGIPDVLVPRKDHSTFSNQAVAEKSAYCGTIIPMAKQFCEDLTLFLGLDKEGYYIDCNFNDVDCLQVGLKESEEVKKLVNERCRSQFNDGLITYNDWRAQIHETALEGDIYNKVKFDMTPEELAKIDTIIKSNNSKPSTGEESNERNIEKNPVSDQNG
- a CDS encoding phage prohead protein, giving the protein MNETLKRIPYQTKTADVDEKGIVTVAVNGIGIEDAQHDISMPGSFVETITHDMDRMRWFLNHDSTQLLGVPLYGEEKSDNLIVTGQLNLSKQIGRDILADYKLFAEAGRTLEHSIGVKAIRRDKEDRRKVLQWKMYEYSTLTWMGANPNTYLVGLKSATPSQVRDAVDLLKMALKQKGYSDERLMNIEQELDACFKALEGNNMVVCPHCGYQFDYDKAEQTTFQQIVLGYANQYTRWIAEDIVSEQIHALEPSIRAEVLSIIDAVKSTKQEITEKSVADFASYARCPHCWGKVYAANNLLMNPAPEIKEEPAPAADTSQKGTTPETVEKSSDDFFENLNKYI
- a CDS encoding phage major capsid protein, translated to MSKKVTVEDLGLKFDGMPEAQAAFLRKCAEMVVNVVNKSNEGQLTDEQFMEKMNTALKPFAGIDNESIQSLIKENSELQTLTKSLGEKIAKLEEKGISTDFVSKFDESFNEMYDSESFQKFAFQHGASAKGFVLKDISLTQNYTGDSHVMLTGQSNDVVTQARDKQAHIRDYAVVLTGDPEQTSIAYQEIYEVDRNARYVSENGMLPESMVKIREKSAEVKRAGTHFRISKRMLKSRVYIRSFILNMAVEAVRNNEDFGLLFGDGSGDNLKGITTYEGVTPVENILNDNIVSIPAGGIESIEAVGNGVLIHLEKPYDLLRDGFKIVVSGAVTSTDLNGTFDVIRQNDTTLLLRGAKLKDGATDEQNKADAAAMKADVRNGLYKSIETPNSMDALQAAVAVMTYAQFRPTILALNPLTITAICCEKATDGNRLDVVRDANGNLRVGNLTVVPNTDIPMGHYFLGDFRNGAKIVDYTTMTLEWADDVNCKLKNQVVLICQEELILLVECPWAFSFGQIADLITALAKD